From a region of the Danio aesculapii chromosome 4, fDanAes4.1, whole genome shotgun sequence genome:
- the LOC130222090 gene encoding gastrula zinc finger protein XlCGF57.1-like — translation MSDPEPCKIKNEDSEQQIDLIEENEGSKEEEHYFKIEEKTHLQTDGILKRRDKNRFTCTQCGKSFGSKGDLTIHIRIHTEEKPFTCTQCGKSFSQSSRLNQHMMIHTGEKPFTCTQCGKSFIRSSSLNLHMMSHTGEKPFTCNQCGKRFSQSSHLNKHMMIHTREKPFTCARCGKSFSQSSRLNEHMMIHTGEKPFTCSQCGKSFIRSSSLNLHMMSHTGEKPFKCLQCEKSFCQSSNLNLHMMSHTGEKPFKCLQCGKSFCQSSNLNLHMMIHTGEKPFTCTQCGKSFNCFSHLNQHMRIHTGEKPFKCTQCGKSFRQSTNFNLHMRNHTGEKPFTCTQCGKSFSQSASLNQHLRIHTGEKPFTCTQCGKSFSQSSSLNLHMRIHTGEKPFTCTQCGKSFRQSSSLNLHMRIHTGVKPFTCTQCGKSFSQSSNLNLHMRIHTGEKPFTCTQCGKSFRQSSNLKLHMRIHTGEKPFTCT, via the exons ATGAGcgatccagaaccctgcaaaattaaaaatgaagactctgaacaacaaatag acctaattgaagagaatgaggggagtaaagaggaggaacattatttcaaaattgaggaaaaaactcatttacagactgatggtattttgaaaaggagagacaagaatcgtttcacttgcactcagtgtggaaagagttttggaagtaAAGGCGATCTTACGATTCACATCAGGATCCACACtgaagagaaaccattcacatgcactcagtgtgggaagagttttagccaatcatcacgccttaatcaacacatgatgatccacacaggagagaaaccattcacatgcactcagtgtgggaaaagtttcatccgctcatcatcccttaatctacacatgatgagccacactggagagaaaccattcacatgcaatcAGTGTGGGAAgcgtttcagccaatcatcacaccttaataaacatatgatgatccacactagagagaaacctttcacatgcgctcggtgtgggaagagttttagccaatcatcacgccttaatgaacacatgatgatccacacaggagagaaaccattcacatgctctcagtgtgggaagagtttcatccgctcatcatctcttaatctacacatgatgagccacactggagagaaaccattcaaatgccttcagtgtgagaagagtttttgccaatcatcaaaccttaatctgcacatgatgagccacactggagagaaaccattcaaatgccttcagtgtgggaagagtttttgccaatcatcaaaccttaatctacacatgatgatccacacaggagagaaaccattcacatgtactcagtgtgggaagagttttaactgcttttcgcaccttaatcaacacatgaggatccacactggagagaaacctttcaaatgcactcagtgtgggaagagtttcagacagtCAACAaactttaatctacacatgaggaaccacactggagagaaaccattcacttgcacccagtgtgggaagagtttcagccaatcagcatcccttaatcaacacttgaggatccacactggagagaaaccattcacttgcactcagtgtgggaagagtttcagccaatcatcatcccttaatctacacatgaggatccacactggagagaaaccattcacatgcactcagtgtgggaagagtttcagacaatcatcatcccttaatctacacatgaggatccacactggagtgaaaccattcacttgcactcagtgtgggaagagtttcagccaatcatcaaaccttaatctacacatgaggatccacactggagagaaaccattcacttgcactcagtgtgggaagagtttcaggcaatcatcaaaccttaagctacacatgaggattcacactggagagaaaccattcacttgcacttga
- the LOC130222171 gene encoding gastrula zinc finger protein XlCGF8.2DB-like isoform X2, producing the protein MAFIKEESEDVKIEETFTVKHEDLQEQTDLIEENKGSKEEEHHVNIEEKTHLQTGGITKRREENRFTCTQCGKSFGRKGYLKIHMRIHTGEKPFTCTQCGKSFSHSSDLNKHMKTHTGEKPFTCSQCGKSFSQSAHLNQHMRIHTGEKPFTCTQCGKSFIRSLSFNLHMRIHTGDKPFTCTQCRKSFSHSSDLNKHMKTHTGEKPFTCTQCGKSFSQSAHLNQHMRIHTGEKPFTCTRCGKSFSHSSSLNKHMMSHTGEKPFTCTQCGKSFSQSSHLNKHMKTHTGEKPFTCTQCGKSFNRSANLNEHMKIHTSVKEYMCFECEKTFITAPKFKLQQTIHTEETVQVFTL; encoded by the exons atggcgtttattaaagaggagagtgaagatgtgaagattgaagaaacattcacagtcaaacatgaagatctgcaggaacaaacag acctaattgaagagaataaggggagtaaagaggaggaacatcatgtgaacattgaggaaaaaactcatttacagactggTGGTATTACGAAAAGAAGAGAAGAGAATCgtttcacttgcactcagtgtggaaagagttttggaagaaaaggctatcttaagattcacatgaggatccacaccggagagaaaccattcacatgcactcagtgtgggaagagtttcagccactcatcagaccttaataaacacatgaaaacccacactggagaaaaaccattcacatgctctcagtgtgggaaaagtttcagccaatcagcacaccttaatcaacacatgaggatccacaccggagagaaaccattcacatgcactcagtgtgggaagagtttcatccgctcattatcctttaatctacacatgaggattcacactggagacaaaccattcacatgcactcagtgtaggaagagtttcagccactcatcagaccttaataaacacatgaagacccacacaggagagaaaccattcacatgcactcagtgtgggaaaagtttcagccaatcagcacaccttaatcaacacatgaggatccacaccggagagaaaccattcacatgcactcggtgtgggaaaagtttcagccactcatcatcccttaataaacacatgatgagccacacaggagagaaaccattcacttgtactcagtgtgggaagagtttcagccaatcatctcaccttaataaacac atgaagacccacactggagagaaaccattcacatgcactcagtgtgggaagagtttcaaccgatcagcaaaccttaatgaacacatgaagatccacactagtgtgaaagagtatatgtgctttgagtgtgagaagacttttattacagctccaaaatttaaACTGCAACAAACGATTCACACTGAAGAGAcagtacaagtgttcacactgtga
- the LOC130222171 gene encoding gastrula zinc finger protein XlCGF8.2DB-like isoform X1, translating to MAFIKEESEDVKIEETFTVKHEDLQEQTDLIEENKGSKEEEHHVNIEEKTHLQTGGITKRREENRFTCTQCGKSFGRKGYLKIHMRIHTGEKPFTCTQCGKSFSHSSDLNKHMKTHTGEKPFTCSQCGKSFSQSAHLNQHMRIHTGEKPFTCTQCGKSFIRSLSFNLHMRIHTGDKPFTCTQCRKSFSHSSDLNKHMKTHTGEKPFTCTQCGKSFSQSAHLNQHMRIHTGEKPFTCTRCGKSFSHSSSLNKHMMSHTGEKPFTCTQCGKSFSQSSHLNKHMMSHTIQRYHSLALKPQPH from the exons atggcgtttattaaagaggagagtgaagatgtgaagattgaagaaacattcacagtcaaacatgaagatctgcaggaacaaacag acctaattgaagagaataaggggagtaaagaggaggaacatcatgtgaacattgaggaaaaaactcatttacagactggTGGTATTACGAAAAGAAGAGAAGAGAATCgtttcacttgcactcagtgtggaaagagttttggaagaaaaggctatcttaagattcacatgaggatccacaccggagagaaaccattcacatgcactcagtgtgggaagagtttcagccactcatcagaccttaataaacacatgaaaacccacactggagaaaaaccattcacatgctctcagtgtgggaaaagtttcagccaatcagcacaccttaatcaacacatgaggatccacaccggagagaaaccattcacatgcactcagtgtgggaagagtttcatccgctcattatcctttaatctacacatgaggattcacactggagacaaaccattcacatgcactcagtgtaggaagagtttcagccactcatcagaccttaataaacacatgaagacccacacaggagagaaaccattcacatgcactcagtgtgggaaaagtttcagccaatcagcacaccttaatcaacacatgaggatccacaccggagagaaaccattcacatgcactcggtgtgggaaaagtttcagccactcatcatcccttaataaacacatgatgagccacacaggagagaaaccattcacttgtactcagtgtgggaagagtttcagccaatcatctcaccttaataaacacatgatgagccacaccaTTCAGAGATATcattcacttgcacttaagccgcagccacactag